One window from the genome of Osmerus mordax isolate fOsmMor3 chromosome 19, fOsmMor3.pri, whole genome shotgun sequence encodes:
- the LOC136962951 gene encoding claudin-4, with protein sequence MASQGLQIMGVLLALVGWLGTIITCALPMWRVTAFVGANIVTAQVIWEGLWMTCVVQSTGQMQCKIYDSMLALPQDLQAARAMVIISVMVGVFGVLMAIAGGKCTNCIEDENAKAKACIVSGVIFIIGAFLIIIPVSWSAHAVIRDFYNPLLIEAQRRELGAALYIGWGSAGLLLLGGGLLCQNCPPKENQMYGGAKFAPVRAASLPMNYV encoded by the coding sequence ATGGCATCCCAGGGCCTTCAGATCATGGGTGTGCTTCTAGCCTTGGTCGGCTGGCTGGGCACCATCATCACCTGCGCCCTGCCCATGTGGAGAGTCACTGCCTTCGTAGGAGCCAACATAGTCACCGCCCAGGTGATCTGGGAAGGTCTGTGGATGACCTGTGTGGTCCAGAGCACAGGCCAGATGCAGTGTAAGATATACGACTCCATGTTGGCCTTGCCCCAGGACCTGCAGGCAGCCAGAGCCATGGTCATCATCTCAGTGATGGTTGGAGTGTTTGGAGTCTTGATGGCCATCGCCGGAGGGAAGTGCACCAATTGTATAGAGGACGAGAACGCCAAAGCCAAAGCCTGCATTGTCTCTGGGGTCATCTTCATCATCGGGGctttcctcatcatcatcccagTGTCATGGTCTGCCCACGCGGTCATTCGAGACTTCTACAACCCTCTGTTGATAGAGGctcagaggagagagctgggggcaGCGCTCTATATAGGGTGGGGGTCCGCAGGACTCctgctgctgggaggggggctgctCTGCCAGAACTGCCCCCCTAAGGAAAACCAAATGTACGGAGGAGCCAAATTTGCCCCGGTTAGAGCAGCCTCCCTTCCCATGAACTATGTTTGA
- the LOC136962956 gene encoding claudin-4-like: MANAGFQLLGIALAIIGWIGDIVICALPMWKVTAFVGNNIVTAQIFWEGLWMNCVQQSTGQMQCKVYDSMLALPQDLQAARALVVISILVAFMGIFLAMAGGKCTNCIEDEEAKAKVAIAAGVVFIVAGVLVLIPVSWSANTVIRDFYNPMMLDAQRRELGASLFTLKRMGRQILSFILAFIGFLGTILICALPMWKVTAFIGANIITAQVFWEGLWMNCVLQSTGHMQCKVYDSLLALTQELQAARALICFSIAVGVVAIGLTVVGANCTNFLSYDSPRKSKIGIAAGVVFIAAGVLCEIPVCWSAHSIITGFYNPLVTDGRKGELGASIYVGWVSGALLIIGGGMLCSSFPC, from the exons ATGGCCAACGCTGGGTTCCAACTCTTGGGCATCGCCCTGGCAATTATCGGTTGGATTGGAGACATCGTCATCTGCGCACTACCCATGTGGAAAGTGACAGCCTTCGTTGGGAACAACATTGTGACCGCACAGATCTTCTGGGAGGGTCTGTGGATGAACTGCGTGCAGCAGAGTACAGGCCAGATGCAGTGTAAGGTCTACGACTCCATGCTGGCCTTGCCCCAGGACCTGCAGGCAGCTAGAGCTTTGGTCGTTATCTCCATTCTGGTGGCCTTCATGGGGATCTTCCTCGCCATGGCTGGTGGGAAGTGCACCAACTGCATTGAAGATGAGGAGGCAAAAGCAAAAGTTGCCATTGCTGCAGGAGTCGTCTTCATCGTCGCAGGGGTACTGGTCTTAATCCCTGTGTCCTGGTCCGCCAACACCGTCATCAGGGACTTTTACAACCCCATGATGCTTGACGCccagaggagagagctgggggcaTCACTGTTCA CTTTAAAAAGAATGGGTAGACAGATTCTTTCCTTCATCTTGGCCTTCATTGgtttcctgggcaccatcctcatcTGTGCCCTGCCCATGTGGAAGGTGACTGCCTTTATTGGAgccaacattatcacagcccaGGTGTTTTGGGAAGGTTTATGGATGAACTGTGTCCTGCAGAGTACAGGCCACATGCAATGCAAGGTCTACGACTCCCTGCTAGCCTTGACCCAGGAGTTACAGGCTGCCAGAGCTCTCATCTGTTTCTCCATTGCTGTCGGCGTGGTTGCAATCGGTCTGACTGTAGTCGGGGCCAACTGCACCAACTTCCTGAGTTATGACTCGCCACGGAAGTCCAAGATTGGCATTGCGGCAGGTGTGGTGTTCATAGCAGCTGGGGTCCTCTGTGAAATTCCTGTCTGCTGGTCGGCCCATTCCATAATCACTGGGTTCTACAACCCCCTGGTCACCGATGGGCGCAAAGGGGAGCTGGGGGCCTCCATCTACGTTGGATGGGTGTCTGGAGCTCTGCTCATCATCGGAGGGGGGATGCTGTGCAGCTCATTTCCCTGCTAA
- the cldn29 gene encoding claudin 29, whose protein sequence is MASLGLQILGVGLAVLGWIGNILICILPMWKVSAFIGNNIVVAQTIWEGLWMTCVVQSTGQMQCKVYDSLLALPPDLQAARAMVVIAILVSLFGVLLSVVGGKCTTCIGDQVAKARVVISAGVFFIVSGSLCLVTVCLPANAIIKDFYNPMIPDVQRRELGASLYIGWGASGMLLIGGALLCCQCPSKGDRYGAKYTAPKSTASGKEFV, encoded by the coding sequence ATGGCATCTTTAGGGCTGCAGATTCTGGGAGTTGGGCTTGCAGTTCTCGGCTGGATTGGAAACATCCTCATTTGCATCCTGCCCATGTGGAAAGTATCGGCGTTCATCGGCAACAATATAGTGGTGGCGCAGACCATCTGGGAAGGACTGTGGATGACGTGCGTAGTGCAGAGCACTGGTCAGATGCAGTGTAAAGTCTATGACTCTCTCCTAGCTTTGCCTCCGGACCTACAGGCTGCTCGGGCCATGGTGGTCATTGCTATTCTGGTCTCTCTGTTCGGCGTGCTACTGTCGGTGGTCGGGGGTAAATGTACCACCTGCATTGGGGATCAAGTCGCCAAGGCCCGGGTCGTTATCTCCGCGGGTGTTTTCTTCATCGTGAGTGGGTCATTGTGTCTAGTCACggtgtgcctgcctgccaatGCCATCATAAAGGACTTCTACAACCCCATGATCCCAGACgtgcagaggagagagctgggtgCGTCCCTATACATAGGATGGGGTGCATCCGGGATGCTGCTTATCGGGGGCGCGCTTCTGTGCTGTCAGTGCCCATCGAAGGGGGACCGCTATGGAGCAAAGTACACCGCACCGAAGTCCACTGCGTCAGGGAAAGAATTTGTgtga
- the LOC136962952 gene encoding claudin-like protein ZF-A89 produces MANAGFQLLGIALAIIGWIGDIVICALPMWKVTAFVGNNIVTAQIFWEGLWMTCVQQSTGQMQCKVYDSMLALPQDLQAARALVVISILVAFMGIFLAMAGGKCTNCIEDEEAKAKVAIAAGVVFIVAGVLVLIPVSWSANTVIRDFYNPMMLDAQRRELGASLFIGWGSAGLLLIGGALLCCQCPKNEEGRYTAKYSAPRSAASGGAYV; encoded by the coding sequence ATGGCCAACGCTGGGTTCCAACTCTTGGGCATCGCCCTGGCAATTATCGGTTGGATTGGAGACATCGTCATCTGCGCACTACCCATGTGGAAAGTGACGGCATTCGTTGGGAACAACATTGTGACCGCACAGATCTTCTGGGAGGGTCTGTGGATGACCTGCGTGCAGCAGAGTACAGGCCAGATGCAGTGTAAGGTCTACGACTCCATGCTGGCCTTGCCCCAGGACCTGCAGGCAGCTAGAGCTTTGGTCGTTATCTCCATTCTGGTGGCCTTCATGGGGATCTTCCTCGCCATGGCTGGTGGGAAGTGCACCAACTGCATTGAAGATGAGGAGGCAAAAGCAAAAGTTGCCATTGCTGCAGGAGTCGTCTTCATCGTCGCAGGGGTACTGGTCTTAATCCCTGTGTCCTGGTCCGCCAACACCGTCATCAGGGACTTTTACAACCCCATGATGCTTGACGCCCagaggagggagctgggggcatCACTGTTCATCGGCTGGGGTTCAGCTGGTCTCCTGCTAATCGGTGGCGCCCTGCTCTGCTGCCAGTGTCCTAAGAATGAGGAGGGACGATACACCGCCAAATATTCAGCACCGCGATCTGCAGCCAGCGGAGGTGCCTACGTTTGA